A DNA window from Rhizobium sp. NXC14 contains the following coding sequences:
- a CDS encoding glyoxalase superfamily protein, whose product MTTYPGIEELKAQAKRLRQAMNDRGSALTHSAALEMIARQHGARDWNTLAALAAKPNAAAKTPLFVGAHIRGRYLNQPFTGEILSLSALPGGLYRITIHFDEAVDVVTFESFSAFRRRVSAQIDADGVSPRKTSNGVPHLVLDL is encoded by the coding sequence ATGACGACCTATCCCGGCATTGAAGAACTGAAGGCCCAGGCTAAGCGCCTGCGCCAGGCGATGAACGATCGCGGCAGCGCGCTGACCCACAGTGCGGCATTGGAAATGATCGCCCGCCAGCACGGCGCGCGTGACTGGAACACGCTGGCGGCTCTGGCGGCAAAACCCAATGCGGCTGCGAAGACGCCGCTCTTCGTCGGCGCCCATATTCGCGGCCGCTATCTCAATCAGCCGTTCACTGGCGAAATCCTCTCGCTTTCGGCTCTGCCGGGCGGCCTCTACCGGATCACCATCCATTTCGACGAAGCGGTTGACGTGGTCACCTTCGAGAGTTTTTCAGCCTTTCGGCGGCGCGTGAGTGCACAGATCGATGCCGACGGCGTCTCCCCCAGGAAGACCTCGAACGGCGTGCCTCATCTGGTACTCGATCTCTGA
- a CDS encoding MATE family efflux transporter — MTDPSKGNDFLTGWLPGVFIRTAAPIVAITTVNGLFAVVDTYFLGAYVGPDALSAVSLIFPGLMLLVALQSLVSNGMGSILARRLGAGDRQGARRVFSGAHTLALAVVVILIVIYWTLGERIIGAGAAENTAVADGAMLFMGAMIAATPVSFFLSLHLDGLRCEGRIGFMTAVTLSASLLNILANWLFMAVMHWGVLGSAAGSIASQFVCLAAVLVYRWRRPATLRPSPAFALVEWRGIVALGAPMSLGFIGISLASAAILVNVSLWSTRDHTATIAAYGIITRILTFAYLPLLGLSIALQTIAGNNHGAGLGLRVGRSLQIAMLSALVYCSLVEITVELLAGRIGAVFVGDPAIIAEVRRILPWTIGAYFLFGQMLILSSYFQSIGDAPRAAIFGLSRPYLLTLPLTFLLPFVFGEQGIWMVPVFAEAGMVVLALLVLSENARRRGWRYGLLPA, encoded by the coding sequence ATGACCGATCCTTCCAAAGGCAATGACTTCCTCACCGGCTGGCTGCCGGGCGTATTCATCAGGACTGCGGCGCCGATCGTCGCGATCACTACCGTCAACGGCCTCTTTGCTGTCGTCGACACCTATTTCCTGGGCGCCTATGTCGGCCCCGACGCGCTCTCAGCCGTCAGCCTGATCTTCCCGGGGTTGATGCTGCTGGTCGCCCTGCAATCGCTCGTCTCGAACGGCATGGGAAGCATCCTCGCCCGCCGGCTCGGTGCCGGCGATCGCCAGGGCGCGCGCCGGGTATTTTCCGGCGCCCATACGCTGGCGCTCGCCGTCGTCGTGATCCTCATCGTGATCTACTGGACCCTCGGCGAGCGGATCATCGGTGCCGGCGCCGCCGAGAACACGGCCGTGGCCGACGGCGCCATGCTTTTCATGGGCGCGATGATCGCCGCGACGCCGGTGAGTTTTTTCCTGTCGCTGCATCTCGACGGGCTGCGCTGTGAAGGCAGGATCGGTTTCATGACGGCGGTCACGCTCTCGGCCTCGCTGCTCAACATCCTCGCCAACTGGCTGTTCATGGCGGTGATGCATTGGGGCGTGCTCGGTTCGGCCGCAGGCTCCATCGCTTCGCAATTCGTCTGTCTCGCCGCCGTGCTCGTCTATCGCTGGCGTCGGCCGGCGACGCTCAGGCCTTCTCCCGCATTCGCCCTTGTCGAATGGCGCGGCATTGTCGCCTTGGGCGCTCCCATGAGCCTCGGTTTCATCGGCATATCGCTTGCCTCGGCCGCGATTCTGGTCAACGTCTCGCTCTGGAGCACGCGTGATCATACCGCCACCATTGCCGCCTACGGCATCATCACCCGTATCCTGACCTTCGCCTATCTGCCGCTGCTTGGTCTCAGCATCGCCCTACAGACGATCGCCGGCAACAATCACGGAGCCGGCCTTGGGTTGCGCGTCGGCCGCAGCCTGCAGATCGCCATGCTCTCGGCGCTCGTCTATTGCAGCTTGGTGGAGATCACGGTGGAATTGCTGGCTGGCCGCATCGGCGCCGTCTTTGTTGGCGATCCCGCCATTATCGCCGAGGTCAGACGAATTCTGCCTTGGACGATCGGCGCCTATTTTCTCTTCGGGCAGATGCTGATCCTGTCGTCCTATTTCCAGTCGATCGGCGATGCGCCGCGCGCGGCGATCTTCGGTCTGTCGCGACCCTATCTTCTCACCCTTCCTCTCACCTTCCTGCTGCCTTTCGTCTTCGGCGAGCAGGGAATCTGGATGGTGCCTGTTTTTGCCGAGGCAGGCATGGTGGTGCTTGCCTTGCTGGTGCTGTCTGAGAATGCCAGGCGCCGCGGCTGGCGATACGGGCTTCTGCCCGCCTGA
- a CDS encoding helix-turn-helix domain-containing protein, with product MSQFSTALLLKTKTVTIRDVVCNGECRHMSDEECAHKTSLVYPYRGVFMRHVGRADTVAEANQVLFFNAGQGYRISHPIAGGDGCIDLSIDESMLEELAPKEQAQPGPAFSFRRQRRRIDPRAQALVALLRHGLRRNVAETLEAETLALTLVRRSLGERTSHAAGASLGRQKLVDRAKLVLSSDLARRWTLAEIASEVGVSPVYLTQVFQQVEATPLYRYQLRLRLARALDLLGQYEDLTALGLDLGFSSHSHFSASFKQAFGQTPAEFQRSAQLRRRP from the coding sequence ATGTCGCAGTTTTCAACAGCTCTGCTCCTGAAAACCAAGACCGTCACTATTCGTGACGTCGTCTGCAATGGCGAGTGCCGCCACATGAGCGACGAGGAATGTGCTCACAAAACAAGCCTCGTCTATCCCTATCGCGGCGTCTTTATGCGCCATGTCGGCCGCGCGGATACGGTGGCTGAAGCCAATCAGGTGCTGTTCTTCAATGCCGGTCAGGGCTATCGGATCAGCCATCCGATCGCGGGCGGCGACGGCTGCATCGACCTGTCGATCGACGAATCCATGCTGGAAGAGCTGGCGCCGAAGGAGCAGGCCCAGCCCGGCCCGGCCTTTTCCTTCCGCCGCCAGCGCCGGCGGATCGACCCTCGCGCGCAGGCGCTGGTCGCCCTGCTGCGCCACGGTCTCAGGCGCAACGTCGCCGAAACGCTCGAGGCGGAAACGCTGGCCCTGACGCTGGTTCGCCGCTCGCTCGGCGAGCGCACCTCGCATGCGGCCGGCGCCAGCCTCGGCCGGCAGAAACTCGTCGACCGGGCAAAGCTGGTGCTTTCCTCCGATCTCGCGAGACGCTGGACGCTTGCGGAAATCGCCTCGGAAGTCGGTGTTTCCCCTGTTTACCTCACCCAGGTCTTCCAGCAGGTCGAGGCCACGCCGCTCTATCGCTATCAGCTGAGGCTGCGGCTTGCCCGGGCGCTCGATTTGCTCGGCCAGTATGAGGATCTGACCGCGCTCGGGCTCGATCTCGGCTTTTCCAGCCACAGTCATTTCAGCGCTTCCTTCAAACAGGCCTTCGGTCAGACTCCGGCCGAATTCCAGCGCTCGGCGCAACTGCGACGCCGACCTTAG
- a CDS encoding DUF1127 domain-containing protein, with protein MHSSHFTIPASNIRPSRRPGLLSAAATAVRWLGRKISEWRNYNALMELSDDQLKDVGLSRGQTESDVHVYSRY; from the coding sequence ATGCACAGCTCGCATTTCACGATACCGGCCAGCAATATCCGCCCTTCGCGGCGGCCCGGCCTTCTTTCTGCAGCCGCCACAGCAGTCCGCTGGCTGGGGCGCAAGATCAGCGAATGGCGCAACTACAATGCGCTGATGGAACTTTCCGACGATCAGTTGAAGGATGTCGGCCTCTCCCGGGGGCAGACAGAAAGCGACGTGCACGTTTACAGCCGCTACTGA
- the iolB gene encoding 5-deoxy-glucuronate isomerase encodes MPNLKVKPSGTHGRVTHVTPENAGWTYVGFDLHRVKPGETVSGETGDREVCLVWVTGKGKASAGAKDFGTLGERMNPFDGAPYALYIPMGSTWSVTAETDLELAVCSAPGGGGYEAKAIPPGTHPQVTRGKGTNVRYVNNIMPEDDNSAHSLLVVEVITPGGHTSSYPPHKHDQDDLPNESFLEETYYHRLNPPQGFGFQRVYTDDRSLDEAMAIEDGDVTLVPKGYHPCAATHGYDLYYLNVMAGPKRIWKFHNAAEHEWLLKA; translated from the coding sequence ATGCCAAACCTCAAGGTGAAACCATCCGGCACACATGGCCGCGTCACGCATGTCACCCCGGAAAATGCCGGCTGGACCTATGTCGGCTTTGATCTGCACCGCGTCAAGCCGGGCGAGACGGTTTCGGGAGAGACCGGCGATCGGGAAGTCTGCCTGGTCTGGGTGACAGGCAAAGGCAAGGCGTCGGCCGGCGCGAAGGATTTCGGGACGCTGGGCGAGCGGATGAATCCCTTCGACGGGGCGCCGTATGCGCTTTATATCCCGATGGGCTCGACGTGGTCGGTCACGGCGGAGACCGATCTGGAACTGGCTGTCTGCTCGGCGCCCGGCGGCGGCGGCTATGAGGCAAAGGCGATCCCGCCCGGCACGCATCCGCAGGTGACGCGCGGCAAGGGCACGAATGTGCGCTACGTCAACAACATCATGCCTGAGGACGATAATTCGGCGCATTCGCTGCTCGTCGTCGAGGTGATCACGCCAGGTGGCCATACCTCCTCCTATCCGCCGCACAAGCACGATCAGGACGACCTCCCGAACGAGAGCTTCCTGGAGGAGACTTACTACCACCGCCTCAACCCGCCGCAGGGTTTCGGTTTCCAGCGCGTCTACACCGACGACCGCTCGCTCGACGAGGCGATGGCGATCGAGGACGGCGACGTGACGCTGGTGCCGAAGGGCTATCATCCCTGCGCCGCAACGCATGGCTATGATCTTTATTATCTCAACGTCATGGCCGGGCCGAAGCGGATCTGGAAGTTCCACAATGCCGCCGAGCACGAATGGCTGCTGAAGGCATGA
- the iolE gene encoding myo-inosose-2 dehydratase: MKAKLGMSPIAWWNDDLPELSDDVSLEECLRQSRSAGFTGMEQGRRFPSSPEEMLPILRTADVTLCGGWFSGTLVNEELSANKDRIAPMIELFKAVNAPCIVYGEVGRSIQGDRSKPLATKPRLSDDEIKAYARRVTEFGEWCAEKGMPLSYHHHMAAVVETEQELDAFMRSSGEGIPLLLDAGHLAFAGGDVLRAIDNHHARINHVHVKDIRQSVVDGLDRSRQSFLDAVALGAFTVPGDGSLDFGAIVQRFADHGYEGWFVVEAEQDPRKAPPQKMAEIGHAELMRVMTAAGYTVETEGFPKG; the protein is encoded by the coding sequence ATGAAGGCCAAACTCGGCATGTCGCCCATCGCATGGTGGAACGACGACCTTCCTGAGCTTAGTGACGATGTGTCGCTCGAAGAATGCCTGCGGCAATCGCGCAGCGCCGGTTTCACCGGCATGGAGCAAGGCCGCCGTTTCCCCAGTAGCCCGGAAGAGATGCTGCCGATCCTGCGCACCGCGGACGTGACGCTGTGCGGCGGCTGGTTCTCCGGCACGCTTGTCAATGAGGAGCTCTCGGCCAACAAGGACCGCATTGCGCCGATGATCGAGCTGTTCAAGGCGGTCAACGCGCCCTGCATCGTCTATGGCGAAGTTGGCCGCTCCATTCAGGGCGACCGCTCCAAGCCGCTCGCGACCAAGCCGCGCCTTTCCGACGACGAGATTAAGGCCTATGCGCGCCGCGTCACGGAATTCGGCGAATGGTGCGCTGAAAAGGGCATGCCGCTCTCCTATCACCACCACATGGCCGCCGTCGTCGAAACCGAACAGGAACTCGACGCCTTCATGCGCTCTTCGGGCGAAGGTATTCCGCTGTTGCTCGACGCCGGGCATCTGGCCTTTGCCGGCGGCGATGTGCTGCGCGCCATCGACAATCACCACGCCCGCATCAACCACGTCCACGTCAAGGACATTCGTCAATCCGTCGTGGATGGGCTCGACCGCAGCCGGCAGTCTTTCCTCGACGCCGTGGCGCTTGGCGCCTTCACAGTGCCGGGCGACGGCTCGCTCGATTTTGGCGCCATCGTCCAACGCTTCGCCGACCATGGCTATGAAGGCTGGTTCGTCGTCGAGGCCGAACAGGATCCGCGCAAGGCGCCGCCGCAGAAGATGGCCGAGATCGGCCATGCCGAACTGATGCGCGTCATGACCGCGGCTGGTTATACTGTGGAAACGGAAGGCTTTCCGAAGGGGTAA
- the iolD gene encoding 3D-(3,5/4)-trihydroxycyclohexane-1,2-dione acylhydrolase (decyclizing) — protein MGKTIRLTMAQAVAHFLKVQMTVVDGKKVPIFGGVWAIFGHGNVAGIGEALYQVRGELTTYRAHNEQGMAHAAIAYAKANFRTRFMACTTSIGPGALNMVTAAGVAHVNRIPVLFLPGDVFANRAPDPVLQQIEDFGDGTVSANDAFRPVSRYFDRITRPEQIITALKRAMQVLTDPLDCGPVTLSLCQDVQAEAFDYPESLFQEKVWTTRRPQPDADELANAIALIKASEKPVIVAGGGVLYSQATKELAAFAEAHAIPVVVTQAGKSSINETHPLALGSVGVTGTSAANAIAEETDLVIAIGTRCQDFTTGSWALFKNDSLKMVGLNIAAYDAVKHDSHPVVADAREGLKALSVGLSGWRAPAALTEKATAEKKVWMEAATKAMAATNTALPSDAQVIGAVARTIGGENSTLLCAAGGLPGELHKLWPATTPGSYHMEYGFSCMGYEIAGGLGAKMARPERDVVVMVGDGSYMMMNSEIATSVMLGLKLNIVVLDNRGYGCINRLQMGTGGANFNNLLKDSYHEVMPEIDFRAHAESMGAIAVKVSSIAELEQAIVDSKKNDRTSVFVIDTDPLITTEAGGHWWDVAVPEVSPREEVNQARKGYVEARGSQRIG, from the coding sequence ATGGGCAAGACGATACGGTTGACGATGGCGCAGGCCGTCGCGCATTTCCTGAAAGTACAAATGACCGTTGTCGACGGCAAAAAGGTGCCGATCTTCGGCGGCGTCTGGGCGATCTTCGGCCACGGCAACGTCGCCGGCATCGGCGAGGCGCTTTATCAGGTGCGCGGGGAATTGACGACTTACCGCGCCCACAACGAGCAGGGCATGGCGCATGCTGCGATCGCCTATGCAAAGGCAAACTTCCGCACGCGCTTCATGGCCTGCACGACCTCGATCGGTCCCGGCGCACTGAACATGGTGACGGCCGCGGGTGTCGCGCATGTCAACCGCATTCCCGTCCTCTTCCTGCCCGGGGACGTCTTCGCCAACCGCGCGCCGGATCCGGTGCTGCAGCAGATCGAGGATTTCGGCGACGGCACCGTATCAGCCAATGATGCATTCCGCCCGGTTTCGCGCTACTTCGACCGGATCACCCGGCCGGAGCAGATCATCACGGCGCTGAAGCGCGCAATGCAGGTGCTGACCGATCCGCTCGATTGCGGGCCGGTGACATTGTCGCTCTGCCAGGACGTTCAGGCCGAGGCCTTCGATTATCCGGAAAGCCTGTTTCAGGAAAAGGTCTGGACGACCCGCAGGCCGCAGCCGGATGCGGACGAACTGGCAAATGCCATCGCGCTGATCAAGGCATCTGAGAAGCCGGTGATCGTTGCCGGCGGCGGCGTGCTCTATTCGCAGGCGACGAAGGAACTCGCGGCCTTTGCCGAAGCTCACGCCATCCCCGTCGTTGTCACTCAGGCCGGCAAGTCGTCGATCAACGAGACCCATCCGCTGGCGCTCGGCTCGGTCGGCGTCACCGGCACCTCGGCGGCGAACGCAATCGCCGAAGAGACAGATCTCGTCATCGCCATCGGCACGCGCTGCCAGGATTTCACGACCGGTTCCTGGGCGCTGTTCAAGAATGACAGCCTGAAGATGGTCGGCCTCAACATCGCCGCCTATGACGCGGTGAAGCACGACAGCCACCCTGTGGTGGCCGATGCACGCGAAGGGCTGAAGGCGCTTTCGGTAGGCCTTTCCGGCTGGAGGGCGCCGGCGGCACTTACCGAGAAGGCAACGGCGGAAAAGAAGGTCTGGATGGAGGCTGCTACCAAGGCTATGGCGGCGACCAATACCGCCCTGCCCTCCGATGCGCAGGTGATCGGCGCGGTGGCGCGCACCATCGGTGGCGAGAATTCGACGCTGCTTTGCGCCGCAGGTGGCCTTCCCGGCGAATTGCACAAGCTCTGGCCGGCGACGACGCCGGGCAGCTACCACATGGAATATGGCTTCTCCTGCATGGGCTACGAGATCGCCGGCGGGCTCGGCGCCAAGATGGCGCGCCCCGAAAGGGATGTCGTCGTCATGGTCGGCGACGGTTCCTACATGATGATGAATTCCGAGATCGCGACCTCGGTTATGCTCGGCCTCAAGCTCAACATCGTCGTGCTCGACAATCGCGGCTACGGCTGCATCAACCGGCTGCAGATGGGAACCGGCGGGGCCAACTTCAACAATCTGCTCAAGGACTCCTATCACGAGGTGATGCCTGAGATCGATTTTCGCGCGCATGCCGAAAGCATGGGCGCTATCGCTGTCAAGGTTAGTTCCATCGCCGAACTCGAGCAGGCGATCGTCGATTCTAAGAAGAACGATCGTACATCCGTCTTCGTCATCGACACCGATCCCTTGATCACCACTGAGGCCGGCGGCCATTGGTGGGATGTCGCGGTGCCGGAAGTCAGCCCGCGCGAAGAAGTCAACCAGGCGCGCAAGGGTTATGTCGAAGCCCGCGGCTCCCAGCGCATCGGCTGA
- the iolC gene encoding 5-dehydro-2-deoxygluconokinase — MVQTNPGSQPEPALDVITIGRSSVDLYGQQIGSRLEDIASFAKSVGGCPSNIAIGTARLGLKSGLITRVGDEQMGRFIREQAAREGVATDGIVTDKERLTALVLLAVEAEGVSPMIFYRSDCADMALEEGDIDENFIKSSRAVLVSGTHFSLPNTEAAQRKAIRIAKENGRKVIFDIDYRPNLWGLAGHAEGFERYVKSDRVSSKMKETLPDCDLIVGTEEEILIASGADDVLGALKEIRRLTPATIVLKRGAMGCIVYDGPIADDLEAGIVGQGFPIEVFNVLGAGDAFMSGFLRGFLRDEPLQTCATWANACGAFAVSRLLCSPEYPTWAELDFFLKTGSKHRALRKDESINHIHWASTRRGEIPLLMALAIDHRSQLVSVADELGVDHKKIVAFKRLAVEAAARVSNGRDGYGMLIDERFGRDAFFDAATKNFSWIGRPVELPGSKPLRFEFSQDIGSQLVEWPLGHCIKCLCFYHPDDPVDLKTEQQEKLRTLFEAARKVGRELLVEIIAGKNGPLTDDTIATALEELYALGIKPDWWKLEPQASGEAWKKIDAVIAKNDPWCRGIVLLGLEAPAEELISCFEATLAAPSVKGFAVGRTIFADPARAWLSGEISDEAAIADMAGRFRQLTEAWLKTRGLH, encoded by the coding sequence ATGGTACAAACCAATCCGGGTTCACAGCCGGAGCCGGCGCTTGATGTAATCACCATCGGCCGTTCCTCGGTCGATCTTTACGGGCAGCAGATCGGTTCGCGACTGGAGGATATTGCCTCCTTCGCCAAATCCGTCGGCGGCTGCCCATCCAATATCGCCATCGGCACGGCGCGGCTCGGCCTCAAGTCCGGGCTCATCACCCGCGTCGGCGACGAGCAGATGGGACGCTTCATCCGTGAGCAGGCGGCGCGCGAAGGTGTGGCGACGGACGGCATCGTCACCGACAAGGAACGGCTGACGGCGCTGGTGCTGCTGGCGGTCGAGGCCGAGGGCGTGTCGCCGATGATCTTTTATCGCTCCGACTGCGCCGATATGGCGCTCGAGGAAGGCGATATCGACGAAAACTTCATCAAATCGTCGCGCGCCGTTCTCGTTTCCGGCACGCATTTTTCTCTGCCCAACACCGAAGCCGCGCAACGCAAAGCAATCCGCATCGCTAAGGAGAACGGCCGCAAGGTAATCTTCGACATCGACTACCGGCCGAACCTCTGGGGCCTTGCCGGCCATGCGGAAGGCTTCGAACGCTATGTGAAATCCGACCGCGTCTCCTCGAAGATGAAGGAAACGCTGCCCGATTGCGATCTCATTGTCGGCACTGAAGAGGAAATCCTCATCGCATCCGGCGCAGATGACGTGCTCGGCGCGCTGAAGGAGATTCGCCGCCTGACGCCGGCGACGATCGTGCTTAAGCGCGGAGCCATGGGCTGCATCGTCTATGACGGGCCGATCGCCGACGATCTCGAAGCCGGCATCGTCGGCCAGGGCTTCCCGATCGAAGTGTTCAACGTTCTCGGCGCCGGCGACGCCTTCATGTCCGGCTTCCTGCGCGGCTTCCTGCGCGACGAGCCGCTGCAGACCTGCGCCACCTGGGCCAATGCCTGCGGGGCCTTCGCGGTCTCTCGCCTGCTCTGCTCGCCGGAATATCCGACCTGGGCGGAACTCGACTTCTTCCTGAAGACCGGCAGCAAACATCGGGCGCTGCGCAAGGACGAGTCGATCAACCATATTCACTGGGCATCCACCCGCCGCGGCGAAATCCCGCTTCTGATGGCGCTGGCGATCGACCACCGCTCACAGCTCGTGAGCGTCGCCGACGAGCTCGGCGTCGACCACAAGAAGATCGTCGCCTTCAAGCGACTGGCGGTCGAGGCGGCAGCACGCGTTTCGAACGGCCGCGACGGCTACGGCATGCTGATCGACGAGCGATTCGGCCGCGACGCCTTCTTCGATGCGGCGACGAAGAATTTCTCCTGGATCGGCCGGCCTGTCGAACTGCCGGGCTCGAAGCCGCTGCGCTTCGAATTCAGCCAGGATATCGGCTCGCAGCTTGTCGAATGGCCGCTCGGCCATTGCATCAAGTGCCTGTGCTTCTATCATCCCGATGATCCCGTCGACCTGAAGACGGAGCAGCAGGAGAAGCTGCGCACGCTGTTCGAGGCCGCACGCAAGGTCGGACGCGAACTTCTGGTGGAAATCATCGCCGGCAAGAACGGGCCGCTCACCGACGATACGATCGCCACCGCGCTGGAGGAACTTTACGCGCTCGGCATCAAGCCTGACTGGTGGAAGCTGGAGCCACAGGCTTCCGGCGAAGCCTGGAAGAAGATCGATGCCGTGATTGCCAAAAATGATCCATGGTGCCGTGGTATCGTGCTTCTCGGGCTCGAAGCGCCCGCAGAGGAACTGATCTCCTGTTTCGAGGCGACGCTGGCGGCTCCCTCGGTGAAGGGCTTCGCCGTCGGCCGGACAATCTTTGCCGATCCGGCGCGCGCCTGGCTCTCCGGCGAGATAAGCGACGAGGCGGCAATCGCCGACATGGCCGGCCGCTTCCGGCAATTGACAGAGGCCTGGCTTAAGACGCGTGGGCTTCACTGA